The Brachyspira sp. SAP_772 genome includes the window AACAGTTTGAGCGTTATAAATTATCACAGCCTTTAGAACAATTAAAAGTAGTAAAATTAGATAAGAAAAACTTGCAAAAAGAAATAAAAAAATTCTCTAGCATAGAAGGAACTTACGGAGCTTTTAGAGATTTTGCTAAAAGATATGAAATGCATACTAATGATAAGTTTGGAGAGACTATAACATATACATTCACTTCAAATGATGATGATATATTTTCAATGTCTGCAGATATTGATGAAAATACAGAATATGATGATATAATAAAAATTAATATTAGTTTTGGAAATAAAAATTATAAAAAAGTTAGCAGCAGATTTATTTATAGTTTTTTAGTGTTTATAATTTGTGGTTTAAAATTGAGAGATTTATTATAAGATTATTATTATTTTATCTAAGTTTAGAATTGTGTGTAAATAATTATAGTAAATTTAAATTTTTAGAATGTTTTGTTTAAGAATAATTTAAAAGTTTAATAAGAGTATATTGATTCATATACTCTTATTAAAAAATTTATACTATCATTAATAATTCTCTTATCACCTTACAAGCTGTTATAGTTGATACTTTGCTATGGTCATAATCTGGAGAAAGTTCATTAACATCTAAACCTACTATATTTAAGCCTCTCATATCAAGTATAGCTTTTTGTAATTCTTTATATGTTAATCCGCCCGGTTCAGGAGTGCCTGTTCCAGAGAATATAGAGGGGTCTAATACATCAAGGTCTATAGTTATGTATACTGGTTTATCTTTTATTTTTTCTTTTGCTTCAAGCACAGTATTTGCTGAAAACTTTTCTAACACAGTATGCTTATTTGCAAAGTTATGTTCTTCTTTAGTCATAGACCTTATTCCAAATTGATATAATTCTTTTGACTTCATAATTTGGTAGCATCTTTGCATTACGCATGCATGACTTAATTCTTCTCCTAAATAATCATTTCTTAAATCAGCATGAGCATCAAATTGTATAAGCACCAAATCATTATATTTTTCTAATACAGCCTTAAATGCAGGCAATGTTACAAGATGTTCTCCGCCTATCATAAATGGTATTTTATTATTATCAGTTATTTCTTTAGTTGTTTTGTATATTATATCAAGTGCCTTTTCTCTGTTTCCCATTGGAAGCTCTAAATCACCATAATCAAAAACTTTCAAATCTTCTAAATCTTTTTCTTGATATGGAGAGTAAGTTTCTATTCCGAAAGATTCTTGTCTTATAGACTGAGGAGCAAACCTTGTACCGGGTCTATAGCTCACCGTGCCGTCATAGGGAGCACCGAACAAAACTATACTGCTTTCTTCAAAACTAGAATCAAGTGCCATAAATATATTAGGCTGATTATTCATGATGAGATTCCTCTAATAATTTTTTTACATAAGTAGGTAAAGCAAAACAGCCTTTATGTATATCTAAATTATAATATTTAGTATCTAAATTATGTTTTAGCCACTCTTCTTCTTTAAGGTCTTTTATAGGGTCTATAGTTTTTGAAGCAAATCCGAAAAGCCAATGTCCGCTTGGGTATGTTGGTATATGTACTTGATAAACTTTAGCTATATTAAAAGTTTCATATATGTTTCTATGAGCTCTTTGCATATTATAAGCATAATCGCTGTAATAAGGACATTCATGCTGATTTACTAATATTCCGTCTTTGCTTAATGCTTTATGACAATTGCCGTAAAACTCTTTTGTAAATAATCCTTCTCCCGGTCCGAATGGGTCTGTTGAATCTACTATTATTAAATCGTATTCTCCTTCTTTAGCATCTCTTACAAATTTAAGTCCGTCTTGAAAATATAATGTAACTCTTTTATCGCTTAATCCTGAAGTTGTTGTAGGAAAATATTTTTTGCATGTTTCTACAACTTGTTCATCTATTTCTACCATATGTATTTTTTCTATAGTTTTGTAGCGTGTTAATTCTCTTACAGTGCCTCCGTCTCCTCCGCCTATAACCAATACATTTTTAATATTGCTATTGCTTGCCATAGGTATGTGCACTATCATGTCATGATAAATAAACTCATCTTTTTCAGTTACCATAATTAAGCCGTCTAATGTAAAGAACTTTCCAAACTCTTTTGATTCAAATACATCTATTCTCTGAAAGTTAGTTTGTGCAGAATATAATTGTTTTTCTACCTTTATTGAAAATTTTACTTCTTCAGTATGATTTTCTGTGTACCAAAGATCCATTTTTATTATTCCTCCATTATTTGTATATTATTTAATTCTATATCTTCTGTGCCTTGCATTACACAGCCTTTTTCTTTTGCATATTTTATATAAGTGATTATCTCTTCTGTAATTTCTTCACCGGGTGCTATTATAGGTATTCCCGGGGGATATGCCATAACAAATTCAGCCGAAGTTTTTCCTGCTGAATTATCCAATAACACAGAATGCTTGTTACTATAAAAAGCTTTTTGAGGACTATATTTTACTATTGGGTTAATATATTCATGGTCAAATAAATGAGTATAGTCTTTTTTATATTTTCTTTTTAATTCTGCCAAAGCCGCAATTAAGCGTTCTAATTCAAGAGTTCTGTCGCCTACAGATATTATAGCTAAAATGTTTCCAATATCTCCAAACTCTATTTGTATATTGTATTCATCTCTAAGCTTATCATATACCTCAATTCCAGCGAGTCCTATTTTTCTGGTATGTATGCAAAGTTTTGTATTATCAAAAGCATATACATCATTATTATTTACTATCTCTTCCCCAAAAGCATAATAATCGCCTATTTTGTTTATTTCTTTTCTAGCATAATCAGCCATATTTACAACTGTTTTAAAAATCTCTTTTCCATTAATTGCTAATTCGCTTCTTGCTATATCCAAACTGCTCATAAGTATATAACTAGGGCTTGTAGTCATAGTGAGATTTATTATTTGTCTTACATGATTTCCATTTACATTATCATTTATTAAAAGTACAGATGATTGAGTGAGAGAGCCTCCTGTTTTGTGAAGACTTACACAGCTCATATCAGCTCCTGCCTCCATAGCAGTTATAGGAAGATTCTCCCCAAAATAAAAATGTGTTCCATGGGCTTCATCTGCCAAAACCATCATGCCTTTTTCATGTGCCAATTTTACTATTTTCTTTAAATCAGAACATATTCCATAATAGGTTGGGTTATTAATAAATATAGCCTTAGCATCAGAGTGTTTTTCTATTGCTTTTTTTATATCTTCTACACTCATTCCAAGAGATATGCCTAATTCTTTATTAACTCCCGGATTTACATATATAGGTATAGCCCCGCACAACACTAAAGCGTTTATAGCACTTTTATGAACATTTCTCGGAAGTATTATTTTATCTCCATGCTTACACGCAGTAAATATCATAGCCTGTACAGCTGAAGTGGTGCCTCCAACCATTAAAAAAGATTCCTTAGCCTTAAATGCTTCAGCCATTAACTCTTGAGCTTCTTTTATTATTCCTATAGGGTGAGTTGCATTATCTAAGGGCTTTGATGAATTATAATCTATATGCACGCATTTCTCTCCTAAAATATTGGCAAGAACTTTTGTGCTTTTGCCCTGTTTGTGTCCCGGAACATCAAAACTTACTATACGTTTTTTTCTGTATTTATTTAATGCATCAACAATAGGGGTTCTTTTCTGATTATTCATTGTCATATATATTTGTTCCTGAATATATTTCTATCATCTCCTCACGAAGGTCATTCGATATTTTTAATCTCTCTTTTGGAGTAAATTCATTAACATCTTTTCCAAATAAATAATTACTTAAATTTAATTCTTTAATTATCATCATAGTATGGAAAATATTAGAACCATATATATTAACATCATGAGCATCATACTTCTCTTGTATCTCTTCGCTTATATAATCTTGTATGCTTGTTATTTTGTGGTCTATAAAACACTTCTTGCCGTCTACTGTTCTAGTAAAACCTCTTACTCTGTAGTCTATAGATATTATATCAGAATCAAAACATTGAATAAGATAATTAAGAGTTTTAAGCGGAGATATTTTACCGCAGGTAGACACATCAATATCAACTCTAAATGATGATATGCTTTTGTTGGGGTGATATTCGGGGTAGGTGTGAACTGTGATATGGCTTTTATCCAAATGTGCACATACTGTTTCTTTTTCTACAAATGGGATATTTCCTTTGTTGCATGTTTCATCTAATAAAGTATCTTTTAGAGGCTCTTCAGAAATAAGTATAGTTACGCTTGCACCTTGAGGGTCATAGTCTTGTTTTGATATGTTTAGAATATGAGCACCTATTAAATTGGTTACATTGCATAAAATTTCTGTAAGTCTTTTAGAATTATATTGCTCATCAATATAATCTATATACTTCATTTGTTCCTGTTCCGTTTTAGCATAGCATACATCATAGATATTGAAGCTTAAACTTTTTGTGAGATTATTAAACCCATATAGTTTAATTTTGTCTGGCATAAAAATCCTCCTAACAATATTGTATAGAAGGAAATCTTAGATAAAAAAATACAATTATTTTTCTAACATAAGTTTCCTTACATAAAGATAAATAATTGTACTTGATTAGATCTTAACTATTTATGAATATTAGTTTATTTGAGCCTATACAGTAATTTCTACTTTTACTGCTCATGTTGATCATTCACAAGTACGTTTATACCTTATAAATAAATTAACACGATTGAATCGCAAATCGGCTTTTGACCCGGCTGTCCGTATGGCCTCTTTTCCCCTTTTTAAAGGTTAAGGTCAAAATATTTTTACCAAAATGGATGCAATAGGAATCAAATAAACCACTCGATTTTCTATTACGATTAGGAATTATATATTTTTTTGATTTTTGTGCAATAGTTTTTTAGTAGTTTTTGTATATTTTTGATAAGAAAATTTATGAATTATGTAAACAAAATTTTGTGTAAATATATTTAAATAACAATCAAAAGATTTAATATTATATTTTACTTGAAATAAAAACCTGACCTACATCAATAAACATAAGCCAAGTTTTTAATTATTCTTTTTATATATAAAAAATGTATTTTATCAAAAATAATCTTTTATTATTTACGGGGACTAGCCCCCGCACCCCAGTTCTTTTACGACCGGAGGAAGTGCCCGTGGTATTGGTATAAAAGAACCAAAAGAACTGCATTTAATGAAATCTACCTTTAGGTGTATGTTAATATTATATTATATTGAGGATATATTGTAAAATATAAAGTTGTAGTATTTGCACTTTTTGGTTCTTTTGACGAAGTCCGCACCGCGAGCTGCGGGAAAAAGAACAATATAAAAATTTAGAAAATATAGTTTTTTATCTTAGTTAAAATAAAAAAACTTGACTTACATCAATAAACATAAGCCAAGCTTTTAATTATAAAATATTATTAAAAATTATAAAGAAGCCAAAACTTCCTCTATACCCTTCAGTTTATCTTCAAACTCTTTTTTCTTTCTGTTTTCTGTGTCAATAGCTTCTTGTCTAGCTTTTTTTATAAAATTTTCATTAGAAAGTTTTTTGTTTACAGCTTCCAAATCTTTTTTGTAGCCTGCCGCTTCTTTTTCTAATCTCTTCTTCTCTGCTTCTAAATCTATTATGCCAACAAGATTAACATTTATCTCTCCGCCTTCAAACACTTTAACAAATGAGCCTTTATTTCTTTCACTATCTTTTGAAGAGACTATATTTAATGACTCTGTAAGTGAAAGTGCTGATATAATATCTTTATAGCTTTCTGAAGTATTTTTGAAATAATCTGAACTATAACGAATTATTACATCAAGTTTTTTG containing:
- the speB gene encoding agmatinase, with translation MNNQPNIFMALDSSFEESSIVLFGAPYDGTVSYRPGTRFAPQSIRQESFGIETYSPYQEKDLEDLKVFDYGDLELPMGNREKALDIIYKTTKEITDNNKIPFMIGGEHLVTLPAFKAVLEKYNDLVLIQFDAHADLRNDYLGEELSHACVMQRCYQIMKSKELYQFGIRSMTKEEHNFANKHTVLEKFSANTVLEAKEKIKDKPVYITIDLDVLDPSIFSGTGTPEPGGLTYKELQKAILDMRGLNIVGLDVNELSPDYDHSKVSTITACKVIRELLMIV
- the speE gene encoding polyamine aminopropyltransferase, producing MDLWYTENHTEEVKFSIKVEKQLYSAQTNFQRIDVFESKEFGKFFTLDGLIMVTEKDEFIYHDMIVHIPMASNSNIKNVLVIGGGDGGTVRELTRYKTIEKIHMVEIDEQVVETCKKYFPTTTSGLSDKRVTLYFQDGLKFVRDAKEGEYDLIIVDSTDPFGPGEGLFTKEFYGNCHKALSKDGILVNQHECPYYSDYAYNMQRAHRNIYETFNIAKVYQVHIPTYPSGHWLFGFASKTIDPIKDLKEEEWLKHNLDTKYYNLDIHKGCFALPTYVKKLLEESHHE
- a CDS encoding aminotransferase class I/II-fold pyridoxal phosphate-dependent enzyme, which codes for MNNQKRTPIVDALNKYRKKRIVSFDVPGHKQGKSTKVLANILGEKCVHIDYNSSKPLDNATHPIGIIKEAQELMAEAFKAKESFLMVGGTTSAVQAMIFTACKHGDKIILPRNVHKSAINALVLCGAIPIYVNPGVNKELGISLGMSVEDIKKAIEKHSDAKAIFINNPTYYGICSDLKKIVKLAHEKGMMVLADEAHGTHFYFGENLPITAMEAGADMSCVSLHKTGGSLTQSSVLLINDNVNGNHVRQIINLTMTTSPSYILMSSLDIARSELAINGKEIFKTVVNMADYARKEINKIGDYYAFGEEIVNNNDVYAFDNTKLCIHTRKIGLAGIEVYDKLRDEYNIQIEFGDIGNILAIISVGDRTLELERLIAALAELKRKYKKDYTHLFDHEYINPIVKYSPQKAFYSNKHSVLLDNSAGKTSAEFVMAYPPGIPIIAPGEEITEEIITYIKYAKEKGCVMQGTEDIELNNIQIMEE
- the speD gene encoding adenosylmethionine decarboxylase → MPDKIKLYGFNNLTKSLSFNIYDVCYAKTEQEQMKYIDYIDEQYNSKRLTEILCNVTNLIGAHILNISKQDYDPQGASVTILISEEPLKDTLLDETCNKGNIPFVEKETVCAHLDKSHITVHTYPEYHPNKSISSFRVDIDVSTCGKISPLKTLNYLIQCFDSDIISIDYRVRGFTRTVDGKKCFIDHKITSIQDYISEEIQEKYDAHDVNIYGSNIFHTMMIIKELNLSNYLFGKDVNEFTPKERLKISNDLREEMIEIYSGTNIYDNE